A section of the Malania oleifera isolate guangnan ecotype guangnan chromosome 2, ASM2987363v1, whole genome shotgun sequence genome encodes:
- the LOC131148287 gene encoding uncharacterized protein LOC131148287 has protein sequence MRRHTIKNHIAAITKDDGESTRSQQQVAEEFLTFYKKLLGSEEVCRLVNTLVIDCGPILVKEQAKVMVEEVSDKEIKDSLFSTGEDRSPGPDGFTSGFFKGAWNIIGKEFTLVNAKILANRIKPWLEVLVNKAQSAFIGHRCMIENIYLVQELVRKYARKRVSPRCMLKIDLKKAYDSISRDFLRSMLELLKFPKAMKGWMMQCVGTTSYSLSINRGMYGLFEGKKGLKNKVTPYPILFVICMDYLSRLLKSLESSLEIIFHPKCAYLKITYLAFADDLTLFAKGDYSSIKKVMECLDLFYECSRLRASVLKYNLYYAGLNDNALDEIESLTGFPRGEFHF, from the exons ATGAGAAGGCACACTATCAAAAACCATATTGCTGCAATTACTAAGGATGATGGGGAGAGTACCAGATCCCAACAGCAGGTGGCAGAGGAGTTTTTGACCTTCTACAAGAAATTATTGGGGTCTGAAGAGGTGTGCAGACTTGTTAACACCTTGGTAATTGATTGTGGTCCAATTTTAGTTAAGGAACAAGCTAAGGTGATGGTGGAGGAAGTCTCTGACAAGGAAATCAAGGATTCCCTATTCAGTACTGGGGAAGATAGATCTCCAGGTCCGGATGGATTCACCTCTGGTTTCTTTAAAGGGGCTTGGAACATAATTGGGAAGGAGTTTACTTTG GTAAATGCTAAGATCTTGGCCAATAGGATCAAGCCATGGCTAGAGGTTTTGGTGAACAAAGCACAGTCTGCCTTTATTGGGCATAGATGTATGATTGAGAACATATACTTGGTGCAGGAACTAGTTAGGAAGTATGCTAGGAAGAGGGTTTCTCCTAGATGCATGCTCAAGATTGACCTAAAAAAGGCTTATGACTCTATTTCCCGAGATTTTCTAAGGAGTATGTTGGAGCTCCTGAAGTTTCCTAAGGCCATGAAGGGGTGGATGATGCAATGTGTAGGCACTACTTCCTATTCTCTGTCTATAAATAGAGGTATGTATGGATTGTTTGAAGGTAAGAAGGGTCTCAAAAACAAGGTGACCCCTTATCCTATTCTGTTTGTGATTTGCATGGATTATTTGTCGAGATTGTTGAAGTCTCTGGAAAGCAGTCTTGAAATCATATTTCACCCAAAATGTGCATACCTTAAGATCACTTACCTGGCCTTTGCAGATGACTTGACATTGTTTGCAAAAGGTGATTATTCTTCAATTAAGAAGGTCATGGAATGCTTGGATCTGTTCTATGAATGCTCAAGGCTGAGAGCTAGTGTGTTGAAATATAACCTATACTATGCAGGTTTAAATGACAATGCTTTAGATGAAATTGAGAGTTTAACTGGGTTTCCTAGAGGGGAGTTTCATTTTTAG